The Muntiacus reevesi chromosome 10, mMunRee1.1, whole genome shotgun sequence genome has a segment encoding these proteins:
- the FAM110C gene encoding protein FAM110C, with product MRALDAPASPRLLASDSGSPAAPDVAGPARRSAVERLAADRAKYVRGPPGAGPGPAGGGSSPEATGGQARVPGPGVRKAIARKPLRPDSLVIYRQKCEFARASGADSPRASLVKKLFQGPSKDKTPEPPGAARVGAELGVRAQGPARAEPGPSAPPAPLRSVGTTPRVSAAPGGAELLGVRRLGLQRSQSDLSSRYSASLAESDTFFQYCGLEPDVVEALGRENFSAGSDRGALKVRSVSVATSDSGFSRRSGEDEGLQEEELTEQVPSTTSVVERNARIIKWLYTCKKAKETPGQGLQGPA from the coding sequence ATGCGCGCCCTGGACGCGCCTGCGAGCCCGCGGCTCTTGGCCTCGGACTCCGGGTCCCCCGCGGCCCCGGACGTGGCTGGGCCGGCTCGCCGGAGCGCGGTGGAGAGGCTGGCGGCCGACCGCGCCAAGTACGTGCGCGGCCCGCCCGGGGCCGGACCAGGCCCGGCTGGCGGGGGCAGCAGCCCCGAGGCGACCGGAGGGCAGGCGCGCGTCCCCGGGCCCGGGGTGCGCAAGGCTATAGCGCGGAAGCCGCTAAGGCCGGACTCGCTGGTCATCTACCGTCAGAAGTGCGAGTTCGCCCGAGCGTCAGGAGCCGACAGCCCCAGGGCAAGCCTGGTGAAGAAGCTCTTCCAGGGGCCGAGCAAGGACAAGACGCCCGAGCCTCCTGGCGCCGCCCGGGTGGGAGCGGAGTTGGGGGTCAGGGCCCAGGGGCCCGCCCGGGCCGAGCCTGGCCCCTCCGCGCCTCCCGCGCCCTTGCGGTCCGTCGGGACGACCCCCAGGGTCTCGGCTGCGCCCGGCGGCGCGGAGCTGCTGGGGGTGAGGCGCCTGGGGCTACAGCGCTCTCAGTCCGACCTCAGCTCGCGCTACTCCGCGTCCTTGGCCGAATCGGACACTTTCTTCCAGTACTGCGGCCTGGAGCCCGACGTGGTGGAGGCGCTCGGGCGGGAGAACTTCTCGGCCGGGTCGGACCGCGGCGCCCTCAAGGTCCGCAGCGTGAGCGTGGCCACCTCCGACAGCGGCTTCTCCCGGCGCAGCGGGGAAGACgaggggctgcaggaggaggAGCTGACGGAGCAGGTGCCCAGCACCACCTCGGTGGTCGAGAGGAACGCGCGCATCATCAAGTGGCTATACACCTGTAAGAAGGCCAAGGAGACGCCCGGCCAGGGGCTGCAGGGCCCGGCGTGA